One segment of Nostoc piscinale CENA21 DNA contains the following:
- a CDS encoding dienelactone hydrolase family protein, whose product MRIAKTEVLISTLSGQMPAVLITPTQPGRKPAILLLMEAFGVTPHIQDVAVRIANQGYEVLVPDLYYRELPNNKFSYEQVEQAMVMMGRLDFGQSMENDILAALMYLKSLPNVDANRIGVTGFCLGGGLTFFTACKLSHQITVAAPFYGMVLDEWIEAVQDITIPVYLFFGGRDFFISSDRIQQINTRFQELGKEYILKVYPYAGHGFFCDERSDYHQPAAEDAWCELMKFFAKYLHPDS is encoded by the coding sequence ATGAGAATTGCAAAAACTGAGGTGCTAATTTCTACACTATCTGGGCAAATGCCTGCTGTGTTAATCACACCAACTCAACCCGGACGTAAACCCGCTATTTTGCTGCTGATGGAGGCATTTGGAGTCACCCCACACATTCAAGATGTCGCTGTCCGAATTGCCAATCAAGGGTATGAGGTATTAGTACCAGATTTATATTACCGTGAGTTGCCCAATAACAAATTTAGTTATGAACAAGTAGAGCAGGCGATGGTTATGATGGGGCGGTTAGATTTTGGCCAGTCAATGGAAAATGACATTCTAGCTGCATTAATGTATTTGAAGTCTCTCCCAAATGTTGATGCAAATCGAATTGGAGTCACTGGATTTTGTTTGGGAGGTGGATTGACTTTTTTTACCGCTTGCAAGTTATCACACCAAATTACAGTGGCGGCTCCTTTTTACGGTATGGTTTTAGATGAATGGATTGAAGCAGTGCAAGATATTACTATACCTGTGTATTTATTTTTTGGTGGTAGAGATTTTTTTATTTCAAGTGATCGCATCCAGCAAATCAACACTCGATTTCAAGAATTGGGCAAAGAGTACATCTTAAAGGTTTATCCCTACGCAGGGCATGGTTTCTTCTGTGACGAACGCTCAGACTATCATCAACCCGCAGCCGAAGATGCTTGGTGTGAATTAATGAAATTCTTTGCGAAATATCTACACCCAGATAGCTGA
- a CDS encoding helix-turn-helix domain-containing protein yields the protein MLEKAIKLDYRQPNAADSLLPQPSVLSSAGWRNLHLEVFQQPKFEIAEHQHTTHVIAYAPTSANLPLCSTGERWLDGKLYHETRKQGDCAIIPAQISHRCNWNTSVEFIVLAIEPILLKQIGQDLVAADHIELIPQCMSQSDALIQGIFITLRQEVELSKFGGDLLIDSLQTTLAIHLLRNYCVTKPKLSSYSQGLSQSALRQVTQYIHEHLHQDLKLIELSTITQLSPYYFLRLFKQSMGITPHQYILQCRLEQAKYLLQSSEMSIAEIAARTGFSDQSHLTRCFKRRFGVTPKQLLQD from the coding sequence ATGTTGGAAAAAGCCATCAAACTAGATTACCGTCAACCGAATGCAGCAGATTCACTTCTGCCCCAACCTTCGGTGTTATCAAGCGCAGGTTGGCGGAATTTACACCTGGAGGTTTTTCAACAGCCTAAATTTGAAATTGCTGAACATCAACACACAACCCATGTGATTGCTTATGCGCCGACTTCTGCCAATTTACCTTTATGCTCCACCGGAGAACGGTGGTTAGACGGTAAGCTTTACCATGAAACACGCAAACAGGGAGATTGTGCAATCATTCCTGCTCAAATTTCCCACCGTTGTAACTGGAATACCTCAGTTGAGTTTATAGTTTTGGCAATTGAGCCTATTCTACTAAAGCAGATTGGTCAAGATTTAGTAGCAGCAGATCACATCGAACTTATCCCCCAGTGTATGAGTCAGTCTGATGCTTTAATTCAAGGCATTTTTATCACTTTAAGGCAGGAAGTAGAATTGAGTAAATTTGGTGGTGATTTGCTGATTGATAGTCTGCAAACAACATTAGCAATTCATCTATTACGCAACTACTGTGTTACCAAGCCTAAGCTCTCTAGTTATTCACAAGGTTTATCTCAATCCGCCTTACGACAAGTAACACAGTATATTCATGAGCATCTTCATCAGGATTTGAAATTAATTGAATTAAGCACCATCACCCAACTCAGCCCTTATTATTTTCTTCGGCTTTTTAAACAATCTATGGGAATTACACCCCACCAATATATTTTGCAATGTCGTCTTGAACAAGCCAAGTATTTATTACAAAGCAGCGAAATGAGTATTGCAGAGATTGCAGCCCGAACGGGTTTTTCTGACCAGAGCCATTTGACGAGGTGTTTCAAACGCAGGTTTGGTGTCACACCCAAACAACTACTGCAAGATTAA
- a CDS encoding PAS domain-containing protein — translation MKRNSAGKFVSNCDGETKQRFSVTLTATAWQLLDEHAKKQGTSRSEVIEQFARSFIQPEQPTLHITNENHPGRFEALVKTHCQQAEKTLYQSEERLRIAQQAANAGVWDWEITTNQVTWSAEYYQLYGLDPTLTPASYENWILSIIEPDRDRTDQAARQALENRTDLNVEFRIFHPNKGERWLTAIGKTFYDDNHQPIRMTGIALDITERKFSEAALLDSEERYRYLAESIPQLVWTADATGVLIDVNQRWCNFTGFTLAQANTEGWQAVVHPDDAPRLTQNWVMAQQNGSYYQAEGRMRRADGTYRWHLHQAIPLKNDQGQVIKWFGTATDIEDQKQLEQQRILLLQQEQAAREQAETANRIKDEFLAVLSHELRTPLNPILGWSRLLQSQQLDSAKTTEALKTIERNAKLQAQLIEDLLDISQILQGKLSLSVASVDLITVIKGAIETVKLAAQAKSITIRTILASNVGQVAGDFNRLQQIVWNLLSNALKFTPSGGQVEIRLERLESFAQITVNDNGKGISPEFLPYVFDYFRQADSATTRKFGGLGLGLAIVHYLVELHGGTVQAQSFGEGLGATFTLKLPLIPTYQQLHQPSQQPESASSLNDIKLLVVDDDADNCEFVAFVLEQEGAEVAMANSATEALQTLKYFQPDILLSDIGMPQVDGYMLIKQVRSLPPDQGGNIKAIALSAYAGELNAQQAIQAGFHRHISKPVEPEQLISTILELQAF, via the coding sequence ATGAAGCGGAATAGCGCAGGTAAATTTGTGAGTAATTGTGATGGTGAAACTAAACAGCGATTTAGTGTGACGCTAACCGCCACTGCATGGCAATTATTAGATGAACATGCAAAAAAGCAAGGAACTTCGCGCTCGGAAGTGATTGAACAGTTTGCTCGTAGTTTTATTCAGCCGGAACAACCAACTCTACACATCACAAATGAAAACCATCCCGGCAGATTTGAGGCTTTAGTAAAGACTCACTGTCAACAAGCCGAAAAAACACTCTATCAAAGTGAAGAGCGACTGAGAATTGCTCAACAAGCTGCTAATGCTGGTGTGTGGGACTGGGAAATTACAACTAATCAAGTTACTTGGTCGGCAGAATATTATCAACTTTATGGTCTTGATCCTACCTTGACACCAGCTTCTTATGAAAACTGGATTTTATCGATCATTGAACCAGACCGCGATCGCACTGATCAAGCAGCCCGTCAAGCCCTAGAAAACCGCACTGACCTAAATGTAGAATTTCGCATTTTTCATCCCAACAAAGGAGAACGATGGCTAACCGCCATTGGCAAAACTTTTTACGATGACAATCATCAGCCTATTCGGATGACGGGAATTGCTTTGGATATTACAGAACGCAAATTCTCGGAAGCAGCCTTGTTGGACAGTGAAGAACGCTATCGATATTTGGCTGAATCTATCCCCCAATTAGTTTGGACAGCCGATGCAACCGGAGTACTGATTGATGTCAATCAACGTTGGTGTAATTTTACTGGGTTTACACTGGCACAAGCAAACACCGAAGGCTGGCAAGCAGTGGTTCATCCTGATGATGCACCTAGACTAACTCAAAATTGGGTAATGGCTCAACAAAATGGCAGTTACTATCAAGCAGAAGGCAGAATGCGTCGGGCCGATGGGACATATCGATGGCATTTACATCAAGCAATACCGTTAAAGAATGACCAAGGTCAGGTAATTAAATGGTTTGGAACAGCTACAGATATTGAAGACCAAAAACAACTAGAACAACAACGTATTCTGCTGCTGCAACAAGAACAAGCCGCGAGAGAACAAGCAGAAACCGCCAACCGCATTAAAGATGAATTTTTGGCTGTCCTATCTCATGAATTACGTACACCCCTCAATCCGATTCTTGGTTGGTCACGGTTACTACAATCCCAACAGTTAGACTCAGCAAAAACCACCGAAGCCCTTAAAACAATTGAACGTAATGCCAAACTCCAAGCCCAATTAATTGAAGATTTATTAGATATCTCTCAAATTTTACAAGGCAAACTTAGTCTGAGTGTAGCTTCTGTAGATTTGATCACAGTAATTAAAGGTGCAATCGAAACAGTTAAACTAGCAGCCCAAGCAAAGTCAATTACTATACGGACAATTCTGGCATCAAATGTGGGACAAGTAGCTGGAGATTTTAACCGTTTACAACAAATTGTGTGGAATCTGCTATCTAATGCCCTCAAGTTTACCCCGTCAGGCGGTCAGGTAGAAATTCGTCTAGAACGCTTAGAATCATTTGCTCAAATTACGGTCAATGATAATGGCAAAGGTATTTCTCCCGAATTTTTACCTTATGTCTTTGATTACTTTCGTCAAGCTGATAGTGCGACAACCAGAAAGTTTGGCGGTTTAGGTTTAGGACTAGCAATTGTGCATTATTTAGTTGAGTTACATGGTGGCACAGTTCAGGCTCAGAGTTTCGGAGAAGGACTGGGCGCAACTTTTACGCTGAAACTACCACTCATCCCTACTTACCAGCAATTACATCAACCCAGTCAGCAACCAGAGTCAGCCTCAAGCTTAAATGACATCAAGCTTTTAGTCGTCGATGATGATGCTGATAACTGTGAATTTGTGGCTTTTGTTCTGGAACAGGAAGGTGCAGAAGTTGCAATGGCGAATTCTGCCACAGAAGCCTTGCAAACCTTGAAGTATTTCCAACCAGATATCTTGTTAAGTGATATTGGAATGCCCCAAGTCGATGGTTATATGTTAATCAAGCAAGTGCGAAGTTTACCGCCAGACCAGGGGGGAAATATTAAAGCGATCGCTCTTTCTGCTTATGCTGGAGAACTCAACGCTCAACAAGCCATTCAAGCTGGCTTCCATCGCCATATCTCTAAACCTGTCGAACCAGAACAGTTAATCAGCACAATTCTTGAATTACAAGCATTTTAA
- a CDS encoding MBL fold metallo-hydrolase, with protein MLFRQLFDVETSTYTYLIADLGTKTAILVDPVLEQVERDRQLLQELGLTLKYCLETHIHADHITGTAKLREITGCLGIVPENAQAGCADRFMKDGEVIELGSVKVEAIATLGHTDSHNAYLVNGTHLLTGDSLFIRGCGRTDFQSGNAGMMYDAVTQKLFTLPDETLVYPGHDYRGHTVSTIGEEKQCNPRFAGGNREEFIQLMANLNLPNPKKIMEAVPANQRCGNVAA; from the coding sequence ATGTTATTCCGCCAACTATTTGACGTAGAGACTAGTACATATACTTATTTAATTGCTGATTTAGGCACAAAAACGGCGATTTTGGTTGATCCGGTGTTAGAACAAGTGGAGCGCGATCGCCAATTGCTGCAAGAATTAGGACTAACTCTCAAATATTGTTTAGAAACCCACATCCACGCCGATCATATTACTGGCACAGCGAAACTGCGGGAAATAACAGGTTGTTTGGGAATTGTGCCAGAGAATGCCCAAGCCGGATGTGCAGACAGATTTATGAAAGATGGCGAAGTTATAGAATTAGGCAGCGTCAAAGTAGAAGCCATCGCTACCCTCGGTCATACAGATAGCCATAATGCCTATTTAGTGAACGGTACTCACCTACTCACCGGAGACTCGCTGTTTATTCGTGGTTGTGGAAGAACAGACTTTCAGAGTGGCAACGCCGGAATGATGTACGATGCTGTCACTCAAAAATTATTCACATTACCCGACGAAACACTAGTCTATCCTGGTCATGATTATCGCGGCCATACAGTTTCCACCATTGGCGAAGAAAAACAATGTAACCCTCGGTTTGCAGGAGGTAACCGCGAAGAATTTATCCAATTAATGGCAAACCTGAATTTACCCAACCCGAAAAAAATCATGGAAGCCGTACCCGCCAATCAACGCTGCGGTAATGTTGCTGCGTAA